The following coding sequences lie in one Aspergillus luchuensis IFO 4308 DNA, chromosome 8, nearly complete sequence genomic window:
- a CDS encoding cystathionine gamma-synthase (COG:E;~EggNog:ENOG410PI7P;~InterPro:IPR000277,IPR015424,IPR015421,IPR015422;~PFAM:PF01053;~go_function: GO:0003824 - catalytic activity [Evidence IEA];~go_function: GO:0030170 - pyridoxal phosphate binding [Evidence IEA];~go_process: GO:0019346 - transsulfuration [Evidence IEA]): MIQDIGGPVPPHTDHAVSVSLPTWKANVAYEEGESWVVNKMQCGYPRFFIHPIIQDLAREIVRRYGSPELETAILFPSLKTSGVCYSFLKSKIQAEDPCNVRTMDFALPIQGEDAPSGTDLILSCVIYPIQYAPIAKQVWQHTGNGISSRRAEFCLNALRDGFLVERKPVAQTIASPRFFKGPRRYQGRESISGKSQGSGTHARDSTTGTITTTSSMQDGREHVQFIEERFGRNLSTSLAGQARLAVRRRIAGVLTADMELNEALEEESGEGRVAGLTESDVFLFPTGMSSIFNAHQMLMVAKGEMKSICFGFPYTDTLKILQKWGPGCLFYGHGSSEDLDDLESRLLKGERFLALFTEFPGNPLLKAPDLKRIRSLADRYNFAVVVDETVGNFLNINVLPYADIVVSSLTKIFSGDSNVMGGSAVLNPHGHHYGLLKNIFAREYEDNLWAEDAVFLERNSRDFISRIDKINKTTEDITAMLEDSPLVKRVYYPKYNSSRPLYEAFRNKNGGYGGLFSVTFHSTAAAVAFFDHLEVLKGPSLGTNFTLSCPYTLLAHYSELEWASSFGVDFDLVRISVGLEDVSDLRQRFQQALNAVAEVNT; encoded by the exons ATGATCCAAGACATCGGAGGTCCAGTCCCTCCTCACACTGATCAC GCAGTCAGTGTATCCCTTCCAACATGGAAAGCGAATGTTGCATACGAGGAAGGAGAGTCATGGGTTGTGAATAAGATGCAATGCGGTTATCCTCGATTCTTTATACACCCCATCATACAGGATCTGGCGAGGGAGATCGTACGTCGCTATGGAAGCCCAGAATTGGAAACGGCTATACTATTCCCTTCCCTCAAAACATCAGGGGTCTGCTATTCATTTCTCAAATCGAAAATACAAGCCGAGGATCCCTGCAATGTCCGGACAATGGATTTTGCCCTTCCCATTCAGGGCGAAGACGCGCCGTCTGGTACGGACTTGATACTATCGTGTGTGATATATCCCATCCAATACGCGCCAATCGCCAAGCAGGTCTGGCAACATACAGGAAATGGAATCTCAAGTAGACGTGCTGAGTTCTGCCTGAACGCTTTAAGGGATGGGTTTCTCGTGGAAAGGAAACCTGTAGCTCAAACTATTGCATCGCCACGGTTTTTCAAGGGGCCCAGGAGGTATCAGGGTCGAGAGTCCATAAGTGGAAAGTCTCAGGGAAGTGGGACGCACGCACGCGACAGTACTACAGGTACAATCACGACAACCAGCAGCATGCAAGATGGCCGCGAACATGTCCAGTTCATTGAAGAACGATTCGGTCGGAATCTAAGCACCTCGCTGGCCGGTCAGGCAAGGCTGGCTGTACGGCGACGCATTGCGGGCGTTTTGACAGCCGATATGGAGCTTAACGAGGCCCTTGAAGAAGAGTCAGGAGAAGGACGTGTCGCGGGGCTGACAGAGTCCGatgtttttctctttccgaCCGGCATGAGTTCCATCTTCAACGCTCATCAGATGTTGATGGTTGCGAAGGGAGAGATGAAGAGCATCTGCTTTGGATTTCCCTACACCGACACCCTAAAGATACTTCAAAAATGGGGCCCGGGCTGTTTGTTCTATGGTCATGGTTCTTCGGAGGATCTTGATGACCTGGAGTCAAGGCTACTGAAAGGAGAGAGATTCCTCGCTCTATTCACTGAATTTCCGGGCAATCCGTTACTGAAAGCCCCTGATTTGAAGAGGATCCGATCACTCGCCGACAGGTATAATTTCGCTGTTGTTGTAGATGAGACGGTTGGGAATTTCCTCAACATCAATGTGCTTCCCTATGCAGATATTGTGGTAAGCAGCTTGACCAAGATCTTCAGTGGTGACAGTAATGTTATGGGAGGGAGTGCAGTACTTAACCCCCATGGGCATCATTACGGGCtgctaaaaaatatatttgcACGCGAATATGAGGACAATCTTTGGGCAGAAGATGCCGTGTTCCTCGAAAGGAATAGCCGCGATTTCATATCCAGAATTGATAAGATCAATAAGACTACGGAAGACATCACAGCGATGTTGGAGGACTCTCCACTCG TGAAAAGGGTCTACTATCCAAAGTACAACTCTTCAAGACCCTTGTATGAAGCATTCCGCAACAAAAATGGAGGATATGGCGGTCTATTTTCGGTTACATTTCATTCAACGGCAGCGGCAGTTGCTTTCTTTGATCATCTCGAAGTACTCAAAGGACCTAGTCTCGGTACTAATTTTACCCTGAG TTGCCCTTACACTCTGTTGGCGCACTATAGTGAACTAGAATGG GCAAGCTCGTTTGGTGTCGACTTTGACCTAGTAAGGATAAGTGTCGGCTTAGAAGATGTTTCGGATCTTCGCCAGCGATTTCAGCAGGCCTTGAATGCTGTCGCTGAAGTAAACACATAA
- a CDS encoding M20 family dipeptidase (BUSCO:EOG09261OIF;~COG:E;~EggNog:ENOG410PHND;~InterPro:IPR002933,IPR017153,IPR011650;~MEROPS:MER0026471;~PFAM:PF07687,PF01546;~go_function: GO:0016787 - hydrolase activity [Evidence IEA];~go_function: GO:0070573 - metallodipeptidase activity [Evidence IEA]), with the protein MPLPLRRIATSLSWRECRLYLSSSPAHFKDIRAPRISSVQHQIRYLSLRRSFYGNISDPKMAPQLEPFFKQVDDLSGSFIDRLRKAVAIPSISAQDENRKDVFKMAQFLASELENLGAEVEQRPLGKQPGKEHLDLPPVVLARYGNDKSKRTILVYGHYDVQPALKEDGWATEPFELTVDDQGRMYGRGSTDDKGPVLGWLNVIEAHKRAGVEFPVNLLCCFEGMEEYGSEGLEEFIQTEGKEFFKDADAVCISDNYWLGTEKPCLTYGLRGCNYYSVSISGPGQDLHSGVFGGTAHEPMTDLVHVLSKLVDSQGNILIPGIMDLVEPLTEEEKSLYPGINYTMDNLHESLGSETSIHSTKERTLMARWRYPSLSLHGIEGAYSAPGAKTVIPAKVIGKFSIRTVPNMESEDVNKLVFDYVKAEFAKLNSKNTLNVWLQHDGKWWVASPKHWNFSAASKAVKQVFGVEPDMTREGGSIPVTLSFEQATGKNVLLLPMGSSTDAAHSINEKLDKRNYIEGIKLLGAYLHYVAEEPMDI; encoded by the exons atgcccctccccctccgtcgcATTGCAACATCGCTTAGCTGGAGGGAGTGCAGATTATAtctgtcatcatcacctgcGCACTTCAAGGATATCCGGGCGCCACGAATATCTTCCGTTCAGCATCAAATACGCTATCTATCTTTACGCCGCTCATTTTACGGAAATATCAGTGATCCGAAAATGGCACCGCAACTTGAACCTTTCTTCAAGCA GGTCGACGATTTGTCGGGCTCTTTCATTGACC GTCTACGAAAGGCTGTCGCTATCCCATCTATTTCCGCACAGGATGAGAATAGAAAGGATGTCTTCAAG ATGGCCCAGTTTCTTGCTTCCGAGCTTGAGAACTTGGGTGCCGAAGTGGAACAAAGACCGTTAGGTAAACAACCTGGAAAAGAGCACCTAGATCTTCCCCCGGTTGTGCTTGCTCGTTATGGTAATGACAAGAGCAAGCGAACCATCCTGGTCTATGGACACTATGACGTGCAGCCGGCTTTGAAAGAAGATGGCTGGGCGACAGAGCCTTTCGAGTTGACCGTCGATGATCAGGGAAGAATGTACGGGCGCGGAAGCACGGACGATAAAGGTCCCGTCCTCGGCTGGCTGAATGTTATCGAAGCTCATAAAAGGGCTGGTGTTGAGTTCCCGGTCAATCTGCTCTGTTGCtttgaggggatggaggagtatGGCTCAGAAGGTTTGGAAGAGTTCATTCAAACCGAGGGCAAGGAATTTTTCAAAGATGCAGATGCCGTTTGCATCTCGGACAACTATTGGCTTGGGACCGAAAAGCCTTGCTTGACCTACGGGCTCCGAGGCTgcaactactactccgtGAGCATTTCGGGCCCTGGTCAGGACTTGCATAGCGGGGTCTTTGGTGGCACAGCCCACGAGCCGATGACTGATCTGGTTCATGTGCTTTCTAAACTTGTCGATTCGCAGGGAAATATCCTGATCCCTGGAATCATGGATCTTGTTGAGCCCCTTacggaggaagaaaaatccCTATACCCTGGCATCAACTACACTATGGATAATCTTCACGAGTCACTGGGCAGCGAGACAAGCATTCATTCCACCAAAGAGAGAACTCTCATGGCAAGATGGAGGTACccgtctctttctctccatggCATTGAGGGCGCATACTCTGCTCCTGGCGCGAAGACAGTAATCCCAGCTAAGGTCATCGGCAAGTTCTCAATCCGAACTGTGCCGAATATGGAAAGTGAGGACGTGAACAAACTCGTCTTCGACTATGTCAAGGCAGAGTTCGCCAAATTGAATAGCAAGAACACATTGAACGTGTGGCTCCAGCATGATGGAAAGTGGTGGGTTGCCAGTCCGAAGCATTGGAACTTCTCAGCTGCAAGCAAAGCTGTGAAACAGGTTTTCGGTGTTGAGCCGGATATGACCCGTGAGGGTGGCAG TATCCCTGTCACACTAAGCTTCGAGCAAGCTACAGGCAAGAATGTCCTCCTCCTACCTATGGGAAGCTCGACTGATGCTGCTCATTCGATCAACGAGAAGCTCGATAAGAGGAATTATATTGAAGGAATCAAGTTGCTGGGAGCGTATTTGCATTACGTTGCGGAGGAGCCTATGGACATCTGA
- a CDS encoding mitochondrial 54S ribosomal protein mL58 (COG:J;~EggNog:ENOG410PQUD;~InterPro:IPR024388;~PFAM:PF12824) codes for MANCLAAPRRPLLALPFLLPSPYECVTLGLRRNQSSYRRTKQRLRVKPDASFGSSVSHSQEDHIIYNPPSSAPSVYHTPTKFLPSDDIRRNLRNASVKGSNAESLPLAAKVTTEKKYHLNPSDIREIRRLRATDPMTWSRLKLAKRFDCSPMFIAMVCEASPEKKDIQKRILEAVQSRWGSKRRMAREDRQLRKETWGRDQ; via the coding sequence ATGGCGAATTGCCTTGCAGCTCCTAGGCGGCCTCTTCTGGCACTGCCATTCCTTCTGCCCTCTCCTTACGAGTGCGTCACCCTAGGTTTGCGACGCAATCAGTCTTCATACAGGCGCACAAAGCAGCGTCTACGTGTCAAGCCAGATGCCTCATTTGGCTCTTCTGTGAGCCATTCTCAAGAGGATCATATCATCTACAACCCACCGTCAAGTGCGCCGTCAGTTTACCACACGCCCACTAAATTCCTGCCCTCTGATGATATCCGGAGAAATTTGCGCAACGCGTCTGTCAAGGGTAGCAACGCCGAATCCCTTCCCCTCGCAGCCAAAGTGACCACCGAGAAAAAATACCATCTAAACCCGTCAGATATAAGAGAGATTCGCAGGCTCAGGGCCACTGATCCGATGACATGGAGTCGGTTGAAGTTGGCCAAGCGCTTCGACTGTTCCCCAATGTTTATTGCAATGGTCTGTGAGGCTAGTccagagaagaaggacattCAAAAGCGAATCCTGGAAGCTGTGCAATCAAGATGGGGATCGAAACGTCGGATGGCCAGAGAAGACCGACAGCTGCGGAAGGAGACATGGGGAAGGGATCAGTAA
- the dhh1 gene encoding DExD/H-box ATP-dependent RNA helicase DHH1 (COG:A;~EggNog:ENOG410PGHM;~InterPro:IPR027417,IPR001650,IPR014014,IPR014001, IPR011545,IPR000629;~PFAM:PF00270,PF00271;~go_function: GO:0003676 - nucleic acid binding [Evidence IEA];~go_function: GO:0004386 - helicase activity [Evidence IEA];~go_function: GO:0005524 - ATP binding [Evidence IEA]) has protein sequence MTDALASQLNNTTLGDASSDAKWKEQLNVPAKDARPQTEDVTATKGLEFEDFYIKRELMMGIFEAGFEKPSPIQEETIPVALTGRDILARAKNGTGKTAAFVIPTLERINPKSTKTQALILVPTRELALQTSHVCKTLGKHLGINVMVTTGGTGLMDDIIRLNDAVHILVGTPGRVLDLASKGVADLSECPTFVMDEADKLLSPEFTPVIEQLLSFHPKDRQVMLFSATFPLIVKSFKDKHMRNPYEINLMDELTLRGITQYYAFVEEKQKVHCLNTLFSKLQINQSIIFCNSTNRVELLAKKITELGYSCFYSHARMLQQHRNRVFHDFRNGVCRNLVCSDLLTRGIDIQAVNVVINFDFPKNAETYLHRIGRSGRFGHLGLAINLINWEDRFNLYKIEQELGTEIQPIPQNIDKKLYVYDSPDTIPRPIANPSQPQITAQAANANIGERRHNHHMNGGQYQYGRGRGSYRGGRGQGQRRNMQNETKFGTQGQSSGKSHPTQVS, from the exons ATGACCGACGCCTTAGCCTCTCAGCTGAATAACACTACTTTAGG GGATGCGAGCTCAGACGCGAAGTGGAAGGAGCAATTGAATGTCCCTGCCAAAGATGCAAGACCACAAACCGAG GATGTGACTGCTACGAAAGGCTTGGAGTTCGAAGACTTCTACATCAAACGCGAACTGATGATGGGTATATTCGAAGCTGGTTTCGAAAAGCCTTCTCCAATCCAGGAAGAGACGATACCAGTCGCTCTTACAGGCAGGGATATCTTGGCGCGAGCCAAGAATGGCACCGGAAAAACAGCAGCTTTCGTTATTCCTACCTTGGAGCGCATCAATCCTAAAAGCACCAAGACACAAGCCCTTATCCTTGTTCCTACAAGAGAGCTGGCGCTCCAAACGTCACATGTCTGCAAAACTTTGGGAAAGCACCTCGGTATCAATGTTATGGTCACCACAGGAGGTACCGGCTTGATGGATGACATTATTCGGCTGAACGACGCAGTTCATATCCTCGTTGGGACACCAGGGAGAGTCCTGGACCTGGCCAGCAAAGGGGTTGCTGACCTCTCCGAGTGTCCTACATTTGTTATGGACGAGGCTGATAAGTTGCTGTCACCTGAATTTACTCCCGTCATCGAGCAACTACTATCATTCCATCCTAAAGACCGCCAAGTAATGCTTTTCAGCGCCACCTTCCCGCTTATTGTGAAGTCATTTAAG GACAAACACATGCGCAATCCGTACGAAATCAATCTCATGGACGAGCTCACTCTCCGTGGAATCACGCAGTATTATGCCTTTGTTGAGGAAAAGCAGAAGGTTCACTGCTTGAACACACTTTTCTCCAAATtacaaatcaatcaatccattaTCTTCTGCAATTCTACCAACCGTGTCGAGTTGCTCGCTAAGAAGATAACGGAACTGGGTTATTCTTGCTTCTACTCCCATGCCAGAATGCTTCAGCAGCATCGCAATCGGGTGTTCCACGACTTCAGGAATGGTGTTTGCCGGAACCTTGTTTGCTCGGATTTGCTAACTCGAGGTATTGACATTCAAGCCGTCAATGTTGTCATAAATTTTGATTTTCCGAAGAACGCCGAGACTTATCTGCACCGAATTGGTCGATCTGGCCGCTTTGGGCATCTTGGTCTTGCTATCAACCTTATCAATTGGGAAGACCGGTTCAATCTATATAAGATTGAGCAGGAACTTGGAACTGAGATCCAGCCAATTCCACAAAACATCGACAAGAAGCTTTATGTCTATGATTCACCGGACACAATCCCACGCCCTATTGCCAATCCATCCCAGCCCCAGATTACTGCCCAAGCTGCGAATGCAAACATTGGTGAGCGTCGTCACAACCACCATATGAATGGTGGGCAGTACCAATATGGTAGGGGCCGGGGCTCTTATCGCGGAGGTCGTGGACAAGGCCAGCGTCGCAACATGCAGAACGAAACCAAGTTTGGCACTCAAGGACAGTCGAGCGGCAAGTCCCACCCAACGCAAGTGTCATAG
- the SMC6 gene encoding DNA repair protein SMC6 (BUSCO:EOG092608RH;~COG:L;~EggNog:ENOG410PGUP;~InterPro:IPR010935,IPR003395,IPR027417,IPR027132, IPR036277;~PFAM:PF13476,PF13175,PF02463,PF06470;~go_component: GO:0005694 - chromosome [Evidence IEA];~go_component: GO:0030915 - Smc5-Smc6 complex [Evidence IEA];~go_function: GO:0005515 - protein binding [Evidence IEA];~go_function: GO:0005524 - ATP binding [Evidence IEA];~go_process: GO:0000724 - double-strand break repair via homologous recombination [Evidence IEA];~go_process: GO:0006281 - DNA repair [Evidence IEA];~go_process: GO:0051276 - chromosome organization [Evidence IEA]), with protein MPSMKRSQTSLEPSDSGDENTSGYSTSPKRLRRTNSPLSEGSAVDRNDGDEESRVRSLTQALDDDDEDELELRATQVIQEKYSFATDEPNIPAEHGILERVECYNFMCHDHFYVDLGPLINFIVGKNGSGKSAVLTAITLCLGGKASTTNRGQSLKSFIKEGKEHATIVVRIKNQGDGAYMPDDYGKFITIERHFSRNGTSGFKIRSENGRIMSTKKSELDAIIDYFTLQFDNPMNVLSQDMARQFIGSSSPSEKYKFFVKGVQLEQLDQDYRLIEESGDQIEEKLRGREQDIAILQSRKETAKRKLDISNQHDSLRNRIRNVRNQMAWAQVEEQERIRDSLDEELLAADNQIAADEADLTNFDGTINAATAELEAAAGSVRQANAKRGQVQDEKDEIQARWDAQMTERHGLQAEQRRIREYLKAAEERIATTQRSIDEENRRLAEISGGSFTRKQEELERAKEEASQARAQYEEHSSDRDRLFHDINEAEEKVREAEGPVDKIRADVKEAESLLSTLKREGGPQNSGFHERMPFLLRAIEQERSFTNRPVGPLGHYVRLLKPEWSSILENAFGTTLNSFVVTSPRDSKILFQIMRKVNCECPVLIGSDKHINTSGNEPDSQYDTALRVLEFDNEWVRGQLIINHHIEKMLLIENLEEASSVLFDGQQPRNVKRCYCIDQTNRRRGIHLSFSRTGEPSQAPVPAYKGSPRMRSDRESQIKVQQSVVADLKQDLSRHEQELRSARSRLESCKQARQKHDRRSNELRIAAQRMEDRVEELKDALDREAPEDGRLDGLRTTLQEAEEERHLNEGSLNDATDAMEALMKELKAIKQELAAKDAEIAIVQEELKVAQDAERKADEERRKRINDKNAAAERIEDRKRDRDRVKNKRDEIAVRIVDFSEKANIICDRVAIEEGETAASLDRKLERLHNDIKRYEQQLGASRDELLAEVTKASEAYDRALKQVEEFRLLAEVLKATLNVRKNRWLIFRSHISSRAKAQFTYLLSERSFRGRLLTDHEGKLLDLQVEPDITKDSAGRGAKTLSGGEKSFSQVCLLLALWEAMGSPIRCLDEFDVYMDHINRKMAIDMLMLAARRSIGRQFILITPGSRSEITLAPDVCVKELAEPERGQTRLTFSR; from the exons ATGCCGTCAATGAAACGCTCTCAAACGTCCCTAGAGCCTTCGGACTCGGGCGATGAAAATACTAGCGGCTACTCGACTTCG CCAAAACGCCTCCGTAGGACTAACAGTCCTCTTTCAGAAGGGAGCGCTGTGGACAgaaatgatggtgatgaagaaTCAAGAGTCCGATCCCTTACGCAGGCtcttgatgatgacgatgaggatgaactTGAGTTACGGGCTACCCAGGTCATCCAAGAAAAATATTCGTTCGCTACTGATGAACCAAATATACCTGCCGAGCATGGCATATTGGAGCGTGTTGAGTGTTACAATTTCATGTGCCATGACCATTTTTATGTTGATCTAGGCCCTCTAATCAACTTTATCGTGGGCAAAAATGGTAGCGGCAAGAGTGCAGTCCTCACGGCCATTACTCTTTGCTTAGGTGGTAAGGCATCTACTACCAATCGAGGCCAGAGTCTAAAAAGCTTCATCAAGGAAGGCAAAGA GCATGCAACCATTGTTGTGCGAATTAAGAACCAAGGAGATGGCGCTTATATGCCAGATGATTATGGCAAGTTTATCACTATAGAACGCCACTTCTCCAGAAATGGCACAAGTGGGTTCAAGATAAGATCAGAAAATGGCCGTATCATGTCCACCAAGAAGTCAGAGCTCGATGCCATCATTGACTATTTCACCCTGCAATTCGACAACCCAATGAATGTTCTCTCCCAGGATATGGCCCGCCAATTCATTGGCTCATCAAGTCCTAGTGAGAAATACAAGTTTTTTGTGAAGGGCGTCCAACTCGAGCAGCTCGATCAAGATTATCGATTAATTGAGGAATCCGGTGACCAAATCGAGGAGAAACTGAGGGGCCGGGAACAGGATATAGCGATATTGCAAAGTAGGAAGGAAACTGCGAAACGAAAGCTTGATATTTCCAACCAACATGACTCCCTGCGGAACCGGATCAGGAATGTTCGAAATCAAATGGCCTGGGCTCAGGTGGAGGAACAAGAAAGG ATAAGGGACTCTTTAGACGAAGAACTTCTTGCGGCAGACAACCAGATCGCAGCTGACGAAGCTGATTTGACCAATTTTGATGGTACTATTAACGCGGCTACAGCTGAGCTTGAGGCCGCCGCGGGATCTGTTCGCCAAGCTAATGCGAAGCGAGGCCAGGTTCAAGATGAGAAAGACGAAATCCAAGCGAGATGGGATGCGCAAATGACTGAGCGTCATGGACTGCAG GCCGAACAACGCCGGATCAGAGAATATCTCAAggcagcagaagaaagaatagcTACTACTCAACGGAGCATTGACGAAGAGAACCGGCGTTTAGCTGAGATTAGCGGCGGTAGCTTTACTCGAAAGCAGGAGGAACTTGAGcgagcaaaagaagaagcctcCCAAGCCCGTGCTCAGTATGAGGAACATAGTAGCGACCGTGACCGTCTATTCCATGACATAAACGAGGCTGAAGAAAAAGTTCGGGAGGCCGAAGGGCCAGTCGATAAAATCAGGGCCGATGTTAAGGAGGCTGAATCGCTTTTGTCAACCCtgaaaagggaagggggtCCACAGAATTCTGGGTTTCACGAGAGAATGCCATTCCTTTTGAGAGCCATTGAACAAGAACGTTCCTTTACTAATCGTCCTGTCGGGCCTCTTGGTCATTACGTGCGCCTGCTCAAGCCAGAGTGGTCTTCGATCCTTGAGAACGCATTCGGCACCACGCTGAACAGCTTTGTGGTAACTTCACCCAGGGACTCGAAGATTCTCTTCCAGATCATGAGGAAAGTTAACTG TGAGTGCCCCGTTCTGATAGGGAGTGATAAACACATCAATACTTCAGGCAATGAACCCGATTCTCAGTACGATACAGCCTTGCGGGTTCTTGAG TTTGATAATGAGTGGGTTCGTGGACAGTTGATCATCAACCATCATATAGAAAAGATGCTGCTTATTGAGAACTTAGAAGAAGCATCTTCTGTTCTCTTTGATGGGCAACAGCCTAGAAACGTTAAACGTTGTTATTGCATTGATCAAACAAACAGACGCAGGGGTATTCATCTTTCTTTTAGCAGGACTGGTGAACCAAGCCAAGCACCAGTCCCAGCCTACAAGGGTTCTCCGCGAATGAGGTCTGATCGGGAATCTCAAATCAA GGTACAGCAGAGTGTCGTGGCAGATCTAAAGCAGGACCTTAGCCGTCACGAACAAGAGCTTCGGTCTGCTCGGTCTCGGCTGGAAAGCTGCAAGCAAGCCCGTCAAAAACACGACCGAAGGTCAAACGAACTAAGAATTGCAGCACAGAGAATGGAAGACCGTGTCGAAGAGTTGAAGGATGCGCTTGACAGGGAGGCTCCCGAGGATGGGCGCCTCGACGGGCTTCGGACCACACTgcaagaggcagaagaggaaaggcacCTTAATGAAGGATCTTTGAATGACGCCACCGATGCTATGGAGGCCTTGATGAAAGAACTGAAAGCAATCAAGCAAGAGCTCGCGGCCAAAGACGCTGAAATTGCCATCGTACAGGAAGAGCTCAAAGTTGCTCAGGATGCGGAACGCAAGGCTGATGAAGAGCGCCGAAAGAGGATAAATGATAAGaacgcagcagcagaaagaaTCGAGGATCGCAAGCGGGACAGAGATAGAGTCAAGAACAAGCGAGATGAGATCGCGGTACGTATCGTTGACTTCAGCGAAAAGGCAAATATAATCTGTGACCGAGTTGCCATCGAGGAAGGTGAAACAGCGGCTAGTCTGGACAGAAAACTCGAACGACTTCACAACGACATCAAGCGCTACGAGCAACA GTTGGGAGCATCTCGCGACGAGTTACTTGCTGAGGTCACAAAGGCTAGCGAAGCCTATGATCGAGCTTTGAAGCAAGTAGAGGAGTTTAGGTTGTTGGCCGAA GTTCTTAAGGCGACACTGAATGTCCGCAAAAACCGCTGGCTAATTTTCAGATCACACATTTCATCTCGTGCCAAGGCACAATTCACTTACCTTCTGAGTGAAAGAAGCTTCAGAGGTCGGCTTCTGACCGATCATGAGGGCAAGCTTCTGGACTTACAA GTGGAACCGGACATCACAAAAGACAGCGCTGGTCGTGGTGCGAAGACACTTTCTGGCGGCGAGAAGTCATTTTCTCAAGTATGTCTGTTATTGGCATTGTGGGAGGCTATGGGGTCTCCAATTCGTTGCTTAGATGAATT CGATGTGTATATGGATCACATTAACAGGAAGATGGCTATCGATATGCTT ATGCTAGCTGCCAGACGGTCGATAGGACGGCAATTCATTCTTATTACCCCCGGGTCAAGATCAGAAATTACTTTGGCGCCTGACGTCTGTGTAAAGGA GTTGGCGGAGCCCGAGAGGGGTCAAACAAGACTAACGTTTTCACGGTAA